A genomic region of Leishmania braziliensis MHOM/BR/75/M2904 complete genome, chromosome 33 contains the following coding sequences:
- a CDS encoding beta-tubulin, with amino-acid sequence MREIVSCQAGQCGNQIGSKFWEVIADEHGVDPTGSYQGDSDLQLERMNVYFDESAGGRYVPRAVLMDLEPGTMDSVRAGPYGQLFRPDNFVFGQSGAGNNWAKGHYTEGAELIDSVLDVCRKEAESCDCLQGFQLSHSLGGGTGSGMGTLLISKLREEYPDRIMMTFSVIPSPRVSDTVVEPYNTTLSVHQLVENSDESMCIDNEALYDICFRTLKLTTPTFGDLNHLVAAVMSGVTCCLRFPGQLNSDLRKLAVNLVPFPRLHFFMMGFAPLTSRGSQQYRGLSVAELTQQMFDAKNMMQAADPRHGRYLTASALFRGRMSTKEVDEQMLNVQNKNSSYFIEWIPNNIKSSICDIPPKGLKMSVTFIGNNTCIQEMFRRVGEQFTGMFRRKAFLHWYTGEGMDEMEFTEAESNMNDLVSEYQQYQDATVEEEGEYEEEQEAY; translated from the coding sequence ATGCGTGAGATCGTTTCCTGCCAGGCCGGCCAGTGCGGCAACCAGATCGGCTCTAAGTTCTGGGAGGTGATCGCCGACGAACATGGCGTCGATCCGACTGGCTCTTATCAGGGCGATTCGGATTTGCAGCTGGAGCGCATGAACGTGTACTTCGATGAGTCGGCCGGAGGCCGCTACGTGCCGCGCGCCGTGCTGATGGACCTCGAGCCGGGCACTATGGACTCTGTCCGCGCCGGCCCGTACGGCCAGCTGTTCCGCCCGGACAACTTCGTTTTTGGCCAGTCCGGCGCTGGCAACAACTGGGCCAAGGGCCACTACACTGAGGGCGCCGAGCTGATCGACTCCGTGCTTGATGTGTGCcgcaaggaggcggagagctgCGACTGCCTGCAGGGCTTCCAGCTGTCTCACTCCCTCGGTGGCGGCACGGGCTCCGGCATGGGCACGCTGCTCATTTccaagctgcgcgaggagtACCCGGACCGGATCATGATGACCTTCTCCgtcatcccctccccccgcgtGTCGGATACGGTGGTCGAGCCGTACAACACCACTCTCTCCGTGCACCAGCTGGTGGAGAACTCCGACGAGTCGATGTGCATCGATAACGAGGCGCTGTATGATATTTGCTTCCGCACGCTGAAGCTGACGACGCCGACGTTCGGTGACCTGAACcacctcgtcgctgctgtgatgTCTGGCGTGACCTGCTGCCTGCGCTTCCCCGGCCAGCTGAACTCTGACCTGCGCAAGCTTGCCGTGAACCTCGTGCCGTTCCCGCGCCTACACTTCTTCATGATGGGCTTcgcgccgctgacgagccGCGGCTCGCAGCAGTACCGCGGCCTGTCCGTCGCGGAGCTGACGCAGCAGATGTTTGACGCCAAGAACATGATGCAGGCCGCCGACCCGCGCCACGGCCGCTACCTCACCGCGTCCGCGCTGTTCCGCGGCCGCATGTCGACGAAGGAGGTCGACGAGCAGATGCTGAACGTGCAGAACAAGAACTCCAGCTACTTCATCGAGTGGATCCCGAACAACATCAAGTCCTCCATCTGCGATATCCCGCCCAAGGGCCTCAAGATGTCCGTCACCTTCATCGGCAACAACACCTGCATCCAGGAGATGTTCCGCCGCGTCGGCGAGCAGTTCACCGGCATGTTCCGCCGCAAGGCCTTCCTCCACTGGTACACCGGTGAGGGCATGGACGAGATGGAGTTCACCGAGGCCGAGTCCAACATGAACGACCTTGTCTCCGAGTACCAGCAGTACCAGGACGCGaccgtcgaggaggagggcgagtacgaagaggagcaggaggcctACTAG